In a genomic window of Molothrus ater isolate BHLD 08-10-18 breed brown headed cowbird chromosome 17, BPBGC_Mater_1.1, whole genome shotgun sequence:
- the RBM12 gene encoding RNA-binding protein 12 isoform X1, whose product MAVVIRLQGLPIVAGTMDIRHFFSGLTIPDGGVHIVGGELGEAFIVFATDEDARLGMMRTGGTIKGSKVTLLLSSKTEMQNMIELSRRRFETANLDIPPANASRSGPPPSSGMSGRVNLPTTVPNFNNPSPSVVTASTTVHESNKNISTFSTASIGTAPPNLGSTFGSPTFSSTIPSTASPMNTVPPPPIPPIPAMPSLPPMPSIPPIPVPPPVPTLPPVPPVPPIPPVPPVPPMTPLPPISGMPPMNPPPVAPLPTGVNGSGAAVNMNSGLNPLFIGPMNPVNPIQMNSQGSVKPIPINPDDLYVSVHGMPFTATESDVKDFFLGLRVDAVHMLKDHVGRNNGNGLVKFFSPQDTFEALKRNRMLMIQRYVEVSPATERQWVAAGGHITFKQTMGPSGQAHPPPQAHPRSKSPSGQKRSRSRSPHEHGFCVYLKGLPFESENKHVIDFFKKLDIVEDSIYIAYGPNGKAIGEGFVEFRNEADYKAALCHHKQYIGNRFIQVHPITKKAMLEKIDMIRKRLQNFSYDQREILMNAEGESGLPKLCAHISNIPYNITKIEILQFLEGLAVEENSVQILLDNNGQGLGQALVQFKAEDDARKAERLHRKKLNGRDVNLRLITVEEMRDIERNPASQGKKILKIPIQGNAAVPGAQGPGGDEHAFLGGNAKEANNGPPFNFPGNFSGSGTFGPPLPPPGIGGFPDSRPGIPTVAASGLPGASIEVPGFAGGPANLSGPAGFAGGPQTFGNGPGNLSGPPAFGAGPPAIASGLGHLSGPPGFGPGPGNIHIGGPPGFGTGSGKPGPTVIKVQNMPFTVSVDEILDFFYGYQVIPGSVCLKYNEKGMPTGEAMVAFESRDEAMAAVVDLNDRPIGSRKVKLVLG is encoded by the coding sequence ATGGCTGTGGTCATCCGCTTGCAAGGTCTCCCGATTGTGGCGGGGACCATGGACATTCGCCACTTCTTCTCTGGATTGACCATTCCTGATGGGGGCGTGCATATTGTAGGGGGTGAACTGGGTGAGGCTTTCATCGTTTTTGCCACTGATGAAGATGCAAGGCTTGGTATGATGCGCACAGGTGGTACAATTAAAGGGTCAAAAGTAACGTTGTTGCTGAGCAGtaaaactgaaatgcagaacATGATAGAGCTCAGTCGTAGGCGTTTTGAAACTGCCAATCTAGATATTCCACCAGCAAATGCTAGCAGGTCAGGACCACCACCTAGTTCTGGAATGAGTGGAAGGGTTAACTTACCTACGACTGTACCTAACTTTAATAATCCTTCTCCTAGTGTAGTAACTGCTTCTACTACCGTGCatgaaagcaataaaaacatATCCACATTTTCTACTGCCAGTATTGGCACTGCACCTCCAAATCTTGGGAGTACCTTTGGTAGTCCAACATTTAGCTCAACCATACCTAGCACAGCATCCCCAATGAACACAGTACCTCCTCCACCAATCCCTCCTATCCCAGCTATGCCATCTTTGCCACCAATGCCTTCTATTCCCCCTATACCTGTTCCACCTCCTGTACCCACACTGCCTCCTGTTCCTCCAGTTCCTCCAAtaccccctgtgccccctgtaCCTCCAATGACGCCTCTGCCTCCCATATCAGGAATGCCTCCTATGAATCCTCCACCTGTAGCACCCTTACCCACTGGAGTGAATGGttctggagcagcagtgaaTATGAACAGCGGCTTGAATCCATTGTTTATTGGTCCCATGAATCCTGTAAATCCTATCCAGATGAATTCTCAAGGTAGTGTCAAGCCAATTCCAATCAATCCAGATGATTTGTATGTCAGCGTTCATGGAATGCCCTTTACTGCAACAGAATCTGATGTGAAAGACTTTTTCCTTGGGCTTCGTGTGGATGCAGTCCATATGCTGAAGGATCATGTAGGTCGAAATAATGGAAATGGACTAGTTaagtttttttctcctcaagaTACATTTGAAGCACTGAAGCGAAACAGAATGCTGATGATTCAGCGCTATGTTGAAGTTAGTCCTGCAACAGAGAGACAGTGGGTAGCTGCTGGAGGCCACATAACTTTCAAGCAAACCATGGGTCCCTCTGGGCAGGCAcatcctcctccccaggctcaTCCTAGGTCCAAATCTCCCAGTGGACAGAAAAGGTCGCGGTCAAGATCTCCCCATGAGCACGgtttctgtgtttatttgaaAGGTCTTCCCTTTGAATCAGAGAACAAACATgtgatagatttttttaaaaagctggatATAGTTGAGGACAGCATTTATATAGCTTATGGACCCAATGGGAAGGCAATTGGGGAGGGGTTTGTTGAATTTAGGAATGAAGCTGATTATAAAGCAGCTTTGTGTCATCATAAGCAGTACATAGGGAATCGCTTCATTCAGGTACATCCAATTACTAAAAAGGCAATGTTAGAAAAGATAGATATGATTCGTAAAAGATTGCAGAACTTCAGCTATGACCAGAGAGAAATTCTGATGAATGCGGAGGGAGAATCAGGCTTGCCAAAACTGTGTGCGCATATATCTAATATTCCATACAATATAACAAAAATTGAAATACTTCAGTTTCTAGAGGGACTGGCAGTGGAAGAAAACTCTGTACAAATTCTTCTTGATAATAATGGGCAAGGTTTAGGACAAGCACTGGTTCAGTTTAAAGCTGAAGATGATGCTCGTAAGGCAGAACGCTTGCACCGTAAAAAGCTGAATGGAAGAGATGTTAATTTGCGTTTGATAACTGTAGAAGAAATGAGAGATATTGAGAGAAACCCAGCATCTCAAGGAAAAAAGATCCTGAAAATACCGAtccagggaaatgcagctgtgccaggagcacagggccCTGGTGGGGATGAGCATGCCTTCTTGGGGGGAAATGCTAAAGAAGCAAATAATGGTCCTCCGTTTAATTTCCCTGGTAATTTCAGTGGGTCTGGCACATTTGGTCCCCCTTTACCACCACCTGGAATAGGTGGCTTTCCTGATTCTAGACCAGGGATACCAACAGTTGCAGCTAGTGGTTTACCTGGTGCAAGTATTGAGGTACCAGGTTTTGCAGGTGGTCCTGCTAATTTGAGTGGACCAGCAGGTTTTGCAGGGGGTCCTCAGACATTTGGTAATGGTCCTGGCAATTTAAGTGGGCCCCCTGCCTTTGGTGCTGGTCCTCCAGCAATTGCTAGCGGTCTTGGACATTTGAGTGGACCTCCAGGGTTTGGACCTGGACCAGGAAACATACATATTGGTGGACCCCCAGGTTTTGGAACAGGGTCTGGGAAGCCAGGGCCAACTGTCATTAAAGTGCAGAATATGCCCTTTACCGTTTCGGTGGATGAaattttggatttcttttatGGTTACCAAGTGATCCCTGGTTCAGTGTGCttaaaatacaatgaaaaagGCATGCCCACTGGAGAAGCAATGGTTGCATTTGAGTCTCGTGATGAAGCTATGGCAGCTGTTGTTGATTTAAATGACAGGCCTATAGGTTCCAGAAAAGTAAAACTTGTATTAGGCTAG